Sequence from the Fundulus heteroclitus isolate FHET01 unplaced genomic scaffold, MU-UCD_Fhet_4.1 scaffold_68, whole genome shotgun sequence genome:
CTATGTACTATGTGTAGTACTGAGTAGTACTGCGTGTAGTACTGAGCGTGTAGTACTGAGCGTGTAGTACTATGTGTAGTACTATGTGTAGTACTATGTGTAGTACTATGTGTAGTACTATGTGTAGTACTGAGTAGTATTGAGTGTAGTACTCTTACACTGTCCCCAGACCAGCCCGTCCAGCTCGATGCTGCGGACGCACTCCTCCAGCTTGGCCATGTCCGTCTCGTCGTCCCACGGCTTCACGTCCAATAGGAGCGAAGACTTGGCGATGAGGGCGGGCTCTGAGAGAGAGACAGCCGTCAGTTACCACGGAAACCACACCACGCTGCTCCGGGATTGGTGGAGACTCGTCAGGTAAAGCCGGTGTCCATCAGGCAGTCAGCCGAAAGATGGTGATTGGGTACTCATCATTCAGAGTCaggtagtgtgtgtgtgggtcaTGTGACCAGCAGCCTGGCCTGTGATTGGTCGACTTACTCTTGGCCTTCTTGGCTGCGTACTCGGCCAGGCGCTGCTCCTTCAGCTTGGCGGCCTCGGCGTCTTCCTGACAGAGAGACACCAGGGTCAGACGCCACACGAGCTGTGACATCACCGTGACATCACCGTGACATCACAACACGCTCACCTCCTCATCAGAACCAAAGAGGTCGATGTCGTCGTCGTCATCGTCGTCGTCTTTGCTGGCGGCGGGGGCGGAGCCTGAGGTGGTGTCGGCCACTCCGGCGGGGCCGTACTGGCCCAGCGCTTTCTTCACACCTGGGAGGCTGCCGGACAGGAAGACAGGTGTGCTTAGCGCGCCGCAGTCCACCTGGGACCCCACGTCGGCGTGAGCTCACCTGCCCTTCTGGCTCTGGTAGGACCTGATGTGGTTGTACCAGCGCAGGGCGTGGCACAGGTCTGCTGGGGGCGGAGCCGACAGGACCTCAAAGACCGCCACGTCCGCCTGGGACGGGACGAAGCTGTGGACGACAGGGTAATGAGGGTTAGGCTCAGGAACCGAGACCGCTCCTAGACCCCCCACTAGAACCAGACCTAGACCCAGAACCCCCTCAGACCGTCTGCCTGGGACGGGACGAAGCTGTGGACGACAGGGTAATGAGGGTTAGGCTCAGGGGCCGAGACCGCACCTAGAACCACCACTAGAACCCCCAAAAACCAGACCTAGACCCCCCTAGACCACCAAAAACCAGACCTAGACCCCCTCAGACCGCACCAAGACCCACAAGAACCAGACCTAGACCCAGAACCCCCTCAGACCGTCTGCCTGGGACGGGACGAAGCTGTGGACGACAGGGTAATGAGGGTTAGGCTCAGGGGCCGAGACCGCACCTAGAACCCCCTAGAACCAGACCTAGACCCCCTCAGACCCCCAAAAATTAGACCTAGACCCAGAACCCCCTCAGACCGCTCCTAGACCCCCTTAGAACCCCTAAGAACCAGACCTAGACCCAGAACCCCCTCAGACTGCACCTAGACCCCCCACTAGAACCCCCAAAAACCAGACCTAGACCCCCTCAGACCCCCAAGAACCAGACCTAGACCCAGAACCCCCTCAGACCGGACCTAGAACCCCCCAGAACCCCTCAGACCGGACCTAGAACCCCCCAGAACCAGACATAGACCCAGAACCCCTCAGACCGGACCTAGAACCCCCCAGAACCCCCTCAGACCGGACCTAGAACcccccagaaccagaaccccctCAGACTGCACCTAGACCCCCCCTAGAACCCCCAAGAACCAGAcctagaccccccccccccaagaacCAGACCTAGACCCAGAACTCCCTCAGACCGCACCTAGAACCCCCCTAGAACCCCAAAAGAACCAGACCTAGACCCCCTCAGACCGGACCTAGACCCCCCAGAACCCCCTCAGACCGGAcctagacccccccccccccccccagacccCTCAGACCGGACATAGAACCCCCCAGAACACCTCAGACCGGACCTAGAACCCCCCAGAACACCTCAGACCGGACCTAGAACCCCCCAGAACCAGACCCCGCTCCAGAGCAGGTTCTGATGGCTCAGATCCGGACCTGGTCCACTCTCAGTCAAATTAAACCCCTGAATCCCGCAGCAGTCCAGAACCTCTAACCAGAACCGGGTTCTGGTCCCGCGTGGACCGTCTTGAACTGCACCAGCCGTGTCTGCCACTGCGCAGCCGCAGAAGCGCTGTTAGCACCATGTGACCGAGCAGCGCGCCTCATTAAACCGAAATAAAACCCGATAACTTCTCCTAAACTCTGGAGTCCGGCCACCCACCTGCTGCTGAGACGTTTTTACACCGAACCCGGACCCCCCCACTCCGCCATGTGGCTCCAGCTGCGCTCATTTAGCGGGGAAAGGCCGCTAGCCGCTAGCTAGCTAGCAGCTAGGAGCTAGCAGCGGAGCCAAGATGGCGGCAGCCTCACCGGTCTGAGCAGCCGTCCGGACCGGAGAGGCTGCCGCTCCTAGCCGCTTCTAGCCGCTCCTAGCCGCCTCCTTCACACTGACCCTTCGATGTAGCTGCGGTCCGACAGGAAGTCGTTGAGGACCTTGAGTCCGGAGGCTGCTTTCAGGTCACCGAAGCCCATGATGGCGCTGAGGATCCGGGGAAGGAGCGCGAAGGAGAGCCGGAGGAAGAAGGAAGGAGGAGGCGGGGGGAGGAGGATTTATAGGCGGACGCTGACTCCTCCTCAGCGgcccctgctcctcctccttcaggaGTCCGGCGGGGTCCCTGGGAGCAGGAGCGTTAGGTCAGCCCAGTTCAGAGAGTGAAGCTTTCACATTAATGTTTATTATAGATAATGAATCAGTTCCAGTAAGAACGGCTGCTGCAGAAACGTTCCTCTAAGGTCCGCCATGAAGCCTGGGAGACCAGCAACATCTGCAGACAATAACATCTGTAGATATTATCATCTGCAGACACCAACATCTGCAGACATCAACATCTGCAGATATTATCATCTGCACACTTTAACATCTTCAGACAATAACATCTGCAGACAGcaacatctgcaaacatcaaCATCTGTAGATATTATCATCTGCAGATGTTATTGTCTGCAGACATCAACATCTACAGACACCAACATCTGCAGATATTATCATCTGCAGATATTATCATCTGCAGACATCAACATCTGCAGACATCAACATCTGCAGACATCAACATCTGTAGATATTACCTTCTGCAGACAATAACATCTGCAGACAGCAACATCTGCAGCCATCAGCACCAGCAGGTCAGTGCAGGAGAAGCTGCTGGATCCAGGCTGACTGGggggaaagttaagtggaaggaaaaactgccCGTCTCTGAGAGGAGCGGAAAGTATCCATCAGTCAATAGTGCTGGACTCACAGCTTCAAGCCCCCCCTCAGAGACCAGAACATGgactacaccccccccccccccccccctcggccACAGACCGCCTCAGCAGTGTGGAGCTGAATAAAGAATTGCTCAGAGATTCATCCATTGTGTCATGGAAGCGGGGGAAGAAGTAGTTTTCCTGTGGGTGGGACCCGCCATTACGTGTCTTTGTAGATTTATATCTGCATATTTGCAGGTTGTAGCTtatctggcatatttacattaaTGCTTTATGCTGACATGTTGATGAATGTGCATTAtcctaattcaaataaataaaataaataaattatgttgtAGCTGATGTCACCCCCATAAGCTACAGATGGTTCAGgtttcagctgctcctcctttTACCAGAACCCCTCATTTCATCACCCCCGTCCTACTGCAGCTCTGCTGGCTGCCGGTTAGATTCCCCCTCCCCATTTCTCTGCTCCCTCCTGCTCCCCTTGATCCTCCTCCATCACTGTTACTCCCTCCCTGCTCAGCACCACCGGGGGTAAAGTGGGATTAACTGGGATAAACTAGGATAAACTGAGTTAAAGCGGgataaaatggttttaaatggGATAAACTAGGAAAAACTGGGGTAAACTGAGTTAAATTGAGATATAATTGGTGTAATCTGGAATAAACAACTAGGACAAACTGGGTTAAACTCAGATAAAATGGGTTAAACTAGGATAAACTAAGGTAAAATCGGGATAAACAGGGTTAAAGCAGGATAAATGGGTTTAATCTGGGATAAACTAGGATAAACTGAGTTAAATAAGTATATAATGGGTTTAATGTGGGATAAACAAATAGGATAAACTGGGTTAAACTCAGATAAACTGCGTTAAACTAGGATAAACTAAGGTAAAGCGGGAAAAACTGGGTTGAAGTAGGATAAATTGGATTAAATCAGGATAAAAAGGGTTAAAGTAGGATAAACTAAGGTGATGCGGGATAAAATGGGTTTAACTGGGATGAACAACTAGGATAAAATGGGTTAAAATCAGATAAACTGGATTAAACTAGGATAAACTAAGGTAAAGCAGGATGAAATGGGTTTAAACTGGGATAAACAACTAGGATAAACTAGGTTAAAATAGGATAAATTGTCATAAACTAGAATAAACAGAGTTAAAGCAGGATAAAAGGGTTTAAACTAGGTTAAACCCATGAACTTAGTTAAAGTAGAATAAACTGAGTTAAACTGAGTTAAGTAGGTATAAAATGGGTTTAATGTGGGATAAACAAGTAAGATAAACTGGAATAAATCAGGGTAAAGTAGGATAAACCTAGATAAACAAGGAGAAACTGCATTAAAGTAGGATAATCCGGTATAAATTAGGATAAACTGGGATAAACAACTAGGTTAACTGGGTTATGCTCAGACAAACTGGGTTAAATCAGGATAACCAGGGTTAAACTAGGATAAAATTGGTTACAGTGGGATAAACAACTAAGATAACTGGGTTAAACTGAGTTAAACATTATTTCTGATGATGTTCTTAGGGAGAATCAAGCTGAACATGGAGGTAAAGAGTGTTTCTTTAACCACCTGATTTCCATGATTATCAGTTCATCATGGTCACATGACTTCCTGCACACCTGTCCTCACCTGGCGCTGGCTCTTCTGTCCTGTCAGGCGTGTCTGAGCCGGCAGAGCAAGAATGCAGTCAGACCGGCCTGGTGATCACATGGCCAGCTGTGAGAGCTGCTATTGGCTCTGCATCAGAGAAGGTCTGCTACACCTGCGTTTCCTGTGAGATCAGTCAGACTGCATCTGGAGCAGAAGAGCGATGGGTCAGAGCAGTTCCACCGCTCCGCAGGTGAGTTCCttcatttccttgtttttattcttactGGAGCACCTCACTGATCAGCTGATTATTGCTTCCAGCTTGGATCAATCAGTGTCTGGAACCATGCTGGTTCTGTCTGGAAAGGTTATGATCCGGTTCCATTATCAGGGTTTACATCTGACCTGGATTCAGGAGTCCTTTTCAGAGGAACCTGAACCGTAgattcagctgatccaaaatgctgcagcaagagttctgatgaaaatccaccagagggatcatagaaaatggatggatggatatttctcctgttttagcttctcttcattggcttcctgttaaatcaacaaCATAATTTAAATTCTCTTTAACTTAtatgactagaagctttgtcacaaaggaaagttttaagcctagtcttaaaagtagacggggtgtctgcctcacggaccaaaactgggagttggttccacaggagaggagcctgatagctaaaggatctgcctcccattctacttttagagactctaggaaccaccagcagacctgcagtctgagagcgaagtgctctgttaggaacatacggggtaatcagagctctgatatatggtggagcttgattattaagggctttatacgttagaaggagaattttaaaatctattcttgatttaacaggaagccaatgaagggaagctaaaacaggagaaatatgatccctctggttgattttcatcagaactcttgccgcagcattttgaatcagctgaagactctgATGCAGTCTGACTGATGTCACAGGAAACTGCTCTAAGGTGTGTCAGATGTTCTCTGATGTAACAGCACCTTGTTCAGATGAGAATATCTGATCCTTAACGAAGAACTCCCCTGATGCCGGTACCGGTCCTGGCTTaagcctcctagaaaccagctCTGGGGTCCTGAACAGATTCAGAACCTGTACTTCTTCAGAACTAGCAGAAAGACTGTACGTTAAGCCGTTACCTGTCCACCTGTGTCCAGGTGATCCTCATGGgtctggactctgcaggaaagTCCACTCTGTTGGCGCGGCTACTCACAGGAGAGGTGAGTGTCCTGAATGAAGGTATGTGTTCGATGTTGCCACCTGGCGTGAGCTGGGTCTCCTCAGGTGTTCTCATGAGTGTTTACCTCCTCAGAGGGTGAACACGTCACCCACCGTGGGCTTCAATGTGGGAAATCTGGAGCTGAATAAGAACATGTCTCTGACGGTGTGGGACGTTGGAGGACAGAAGAGCATGAGAGCCAACTGGAAGTGAGTAAAGGAACCCTAGCCGTCCCCCAACACCCAACCGAGCAAAGGAAAACACACCTGTTGGTCCTGCAGGTACTACCTGGACGAGTGCAAGGCGCTGGTGTTTGTGGTGGACAGCAGTGATGCAGCTCGCATGCCAGAGGCCCAGAA
This genomic interval carries:
- the eef1b2 gene encoding elongation factor 1-beta, whose amino-acid sequence is MGFGDLKAASGLKVLNDFLSDRSYIEGFVPSQADVAVFEVLSAPPPADLCHALRWYNHIRSYQSQKGSLPGVKKALGQYGPAGVADTTSGSAPAASKDDDDDDDDIDLFGSDEEEDAEAAKLKEQRLAEYAAKKAKKPALIAKSSLLLDVKPWDDETDMAKLEECVRSIELDGLVWGQSKLVPVGYGIKKLQISCVVEDDKVGTDILEEKITAFEDHVQSMDVAAFNKI
- the arl11 gene encoding ADP-ribosylation factor-like protein 11 yields the protein MGQSSSTAPQVILMGLDSAGKSTLLARLLTGERVNTSPTVGFNVGNLELNKNMSLTVWDVGGQKSMRANWKYYLDECKALVFVVDSSDAARMPEAQKALKSILSDERLRGVPLMVLANKKDLPNTMTIREVSTKLDLPSLKGRLWEIQACCATQGVGLDQAFQSVSKLIKRS